Proteins found in one Numida meleagris isolate 19003 breed g44 Domestic line chromosome 25, NumMel1.0, whole genome shotgun sequence genomic segment:
- the SMPD2 gene encoding sphingomyelin phosphodiesterase 2 — MEKDPALRLRVFDLNCWAIRYLSKRRQERIHLIGDWLCQEGFDLVLLQEIWSECDYNDLKAKLGGCCPFSHYFRSGVIGSGLCVFSKFPILDTLLYQYSLNGYPYMLQHGDWFCGKSVGLVVVRIAEITFNIYVTHLHAEYSREKDTYLPHRVVQAWELAQFIRHTAKAADVVLLGGDLNMHPGDVGIRLLRGWTGLQDAFTEAKHFVGCKDGCTLIPNNCFTVKSELQPFPLGVRIDYIFYKAVSSFTVKCEELRTTTGTVPGMDIPYSDHEAVMAILCIQRRGPTADVTIGTAMPVLAEVLSEARTEVCMGLLAARRQRYSSGRMAVLAMLLLLLQAVGVLGVLGGLVAGQPFPALSFSLLAFLALAILLLAAGLHLFYSIEVKMLQGTEEQMEMAMRGLQEQPLHCH; from the exons atGGAGAAGGACCCCGCACTGCGGCTCCGCGTCTTTGACCTCAACTGCTG GGCCATCCGTTACCTGAGCAAGCGGCGGCAGGAGCGCATCCACCTCATTGGGGACTGGCTGTGCCAGGAGGGCTTCGACCtggtcctgctgcaggag ATATGGAGTGAGTGTGACTACAATGACCTGAAGGCAAAGCTGGGTGGTTGCTGCCCCTTCTCCCATTATTTTCGAAG TGGTGTCATCGGCAGTGGCCTCTGCGTCTTCTCCAAGTTCCCCATCCTGGACACACTGCTCTACCAGTACTCACTCAATGGTTACCCCTATATG ctgcagcatgggGATTGGTTCTGCGGCAAGTCTGTGGGTCTCGTCGTTGTCAGGATTGCTGAAATCACCTTCAACATCTATGTCACCCAC ctgcatGCTGAGTACAGCCGGGAGAAGGACACCTACCTGCCCCACCGTGTGGTGCAAGCCTGGGAGCTGGCACAGTTCATCCG CCACACGGCAAAGGCGGCTGACGttgtgctgctggggggggaCCTCAACATGCACCCCGGAGATGTGGGTATCCGACTGCTGCGTGGCTGGACGGGCCTGCAGGATGCCTTCACTGAGGCCAAGCACTTTGTG GGCTGCAAGGACGGCTGCACCCTCATCCCCAATAACTGCTTCACAGTCAAGTcagagctgcagcccttccCGCTGGGCGTCCGCATTGACTACATCTTCTACAAG GCTGTCTCCAGCTTCACAGTGAAGTGTGAAGAGCTGAGGACCACCACAGGGACAGTCCCAGGAATGGACATCCCTTACTCAGACCATGAGGCTGTGATGGCAATTCTGTGCATACAGAGGAGGGGACCGACAGCGGATGTTACCATTGGCACAGCCA TGCCGGTGCTGGCGGAGGTGCTGAGCGAGGCACGGACGGAGGTGTgcatggggctgctggcagcacggCGGCAGCGTTATTCCTCAGGCAGGATGGCggtgctggccatgctgctgctgctgctacaggCAGTGGGTGTGCTGGGTGTACTGGGAGGGCTGGTGGCTGGGCAGcctttccctgctctctccttctccctgctggccttCCTCGCCCTTGCCatcctcctccttgctgctggcCTCCACCTCTTCTACAGCATTGAGGTGAAGATGCTGCAGGGGACTGAGGAGCAGATGGAGATGGCGATGCGGGGGCTGCAGGAACAGCCCCTCCACTGCCACTGA